The genomic window GATGGATACTATTCTGATGTACTTGAATTCATGGAAAAAATGGATGGGTATAAGGTTTCTTATCACACATCTGACCTACATAACAGTCCTTTAGTGGAAGAGAACATTCAGACAGAGTTTGAAAGCCTGTTTATATACAAGCACAATAAAAATATTAACTATATAGAGATAAAGAAAACAAAATAGGTATCAACAATATTTGGTTGTTTAAATATATCTAATCCAAGTCAGAAAGAGGTGTGTATTCAATGGCAGGTTACGTAGTAGTTGGAACTCAGTGGGGAGATGAAGGTAAGGGTAAGATTATAGACGTCTTGGCTCATAAGGCTGATTATGTTGTGAGGTTTCAGGGGGGTAACAACGCTGGTCATACAGTTGTTGTAAACGGAGAGAAGTTTGTACTTCATCTGCTTCCTTCAGGAATGCTTCACGGAAATGGTAAATGTATAATAGGACCAGGGGTTGTCGTAGACATCAAGGTTTTATTGAGTGAACTAGGAGCTCTCGAAAAAAGAGGAGCAAAAGTAGATCATCTTTTTATAAGTGACAGGGCACATATAATCACTCCTTATCACGTAAGACTAGATGAACTTAGAGAAGAAGCTAGAGGGGATCAGAAGATAGGAACTACTAAGAGGGGAATAGGACCTTGTTATGCCGATAAGATAACTAGATGTGGTCTAAGAATGGTTGACCTTCTTGATATGGAAACTTTTGAAGCCAAACTAAAAACCAATCTAGAAGAAAAAAATGAAGTATTTGAAAAAATCTATGGTGTGGAAAAAATGGATTTTGATCAGATGCTATCAGAATTCAAAGAATATGCTGAAAAAATAAGTCACAGAATAATAGATTCTGTACCTGAAATAAATGAAGCCCTAGATCAGGACAAATTTATACTTTTTGAAGGGGCTCAAGCGATGATGCTTGATATTAACTATGGAACTTATCCGTATGTAACATCATCTTCGCCTACAACTGCAGGAGTGACAACAGGAGTAGGTATCGCACCTAAAAAAATCGACAGGGCTATAGGGGTAATGAAGGCTTATACTACGAGAGTAGGAGAAGGACCTTTTGTAACTGAACTGGAAAATGAGATTGGTGAGAGACTGAGAGATATCGGTGGAGAGTACGGAGCGACTACAGGAAGACCAAGAAGATGCGGATGGCTTGACTTAGTAGTAGGTAAATTTGCCGTAGATATAAATGGACTGACAGATGTAGTTATTACTAAAATTGATGTACTAAGTGGACTTGAGAAGATAAACATCTGTGTAGGGTATGAAATCGATGGAGAGATTTATACAACGGTACCATCTTCTATTGAAAGACTGGCCAGAGCAAAAGCTGTATATGAAGAGCTTCCAGGATGGGAAGAGGATATAACAGCAATGAGAGAATATGATCAGCTTCCTGAAAATTGCAAGAATTATCTGAAAAGGGTAGAAGAAATTATTGGGTGTCAAATTTCAATGGTTTCAGTAGGTCCAGACAGAACACAAAATATTTTTTTGAGAGAAATATAAAAAAAAGATGGCAAGGGGAAACCCTTGTCATTTGTATAAAATCATATAAAAAAAATGATATTCTGTAAAGAAAAAAGCCTTGACACAAAGGGGGCAATCATATATAATATGGGAGTAAACTATGGAATTGAGTGATTTTTTAGAAGTTTCACTGTTGATGGACTACTATAAGAACCTTCTCAGTGATAAACAGAAAGAGTATATGCTCGAACATTTTGAGAGAGATCTTTCACTATCAGAGATTGCGAAAGAACACAATGTCAGTAGGCAAGCCGTTTATGATAATATCAGAAGGGGCATAAAGATACTAAAAGAATATGAAGATAAAATAGGTTTCTATAAAAGGGAGCAGGAAATAAAAGATAGTCTTCTAAAGCTAAGAAAAGAGTTTACTCTTGAAAAGCTAGAAGAAATAATCGAAAGTATTGACTTATAAGAGGTGACCTGATGTTAGACAATTTAGGTACAAGATTTCAAGAAATATTTAAAAAAGTCAAGGGACATGGAAAGCTAAGTGAAGACAACATAAAATCAGCCCTGAAAGAGGTTAGATTGTCTCTTTTAGAAGCAGATGTAAATTATAAAGTAGTCAAAGAGTTTGTAAATAAAATAAAAGAAAAGGCTGTAGGGGAAGAGGTAATAACAGGAATAAATCCAGGACAGCAGTTTGTAAAAATAGTAAATGATGAACTGGTAGAACTACTAGGAGGGACAAATGCCAGGCTTACAAAGTCGGCCAAAAATCCCACAGTTATAATGCTAGCAGGACTACAGGGAGCAGGTAAAACTACATTTGCTGCAAAACTTGCAAAATTTTTAAAGAAAAAAGGTGAAAAACCCTATCTAGTAGGAGCTGACGTATACAGACCTGCTGCTATGAAACAACTT from uncultured Ilyobacter sp. includes these protein-coding regions:
- a CDS encoding adenylosuccinate synthase — its product is MAGYVVVGTQWGDEGKGKIIDVLAHKADYVVRFQGGNNAGHTVVVNGEKFVLHLLPSGMLHGNGKCIIGPGVVVDIKVLLSELGALEKRGAKVDHLFISDRAHIITPYHVRLDELREEARGDQKIGTTKRGIGPCYADKITRCGLRMVDLLDMETFEAKLKTNLEEKNEVFEKIYGVEKMDFDQMLSEFKEYAEKISHRIIDSVPEINEALDQDKFILFEGAQAMMLDINYGTYPYVTSSSPTTAGVTTGVGIAPKKIDRAIGVMKAYTTRVGEGPFVTELENEIGERLRDIGGEYGATTGRPRRCGWLDLVVGKFAVDINGLTDVVITKIDVLSGLEKINICVGYEIDGEIYTTVPSSIERLARAKAVYEELPGWEEDITAMREYDQLPENCKNYLKRVEEIIGCQISMVSVGPDRTQNIFLREI
- a CDS encoding YlxM family DNA-binding protein; its protein translation is MELSDFLEVSLLMDYYKNLLSDKQKEYMLEHFERDLSLSEIAKEHNVSRQAVYDNIRRGIKILKEYEDKIGFYKREQEIKDSLLKLRKEFTLEKLEEIIESIDL